A stretch of Verrucomicrobiota bacterium DNA encodes these proteins:
- the murC gene encoding UDP-N-acetylmuramate--L-alanine ligase, which yields MSDVLRQLQKGETSLRVHLIGVAGSGMSGLAWLLLGQGHRVSGSDKVSSDETERLVAAGLAFQCPHSAEAVADAEVVIHSSAIRPTNVALAAAQKRGCLLLRRAEALTTLMHSRRNVVISGTHGKTTTSSLTTHLFRTAGLTPSHYIGAEIPLLGRNAHWAPESEWFIAEADESDGTLIHYQPHHQVVLNLEAEHLDFYPDLEAIREVFLVPLQKATGSVIYCRADEGAEALCRDLPQAVPYGWDEQCEYFARGVKRKDSRMQFEIVERGESLGKFTLGISGRHNVLNALAAVAVARAAGATADRIRDGLETFRGARRRFETLFRSPDYQVVDDYGHHPSEIAATLEAARGLQPKRIAVLFQPHRYSRTQKLAQDFGPALALAEVVALAPIYPANELPIEGVTSQLIAEEVARVGHQGVESFSDPAEACAALANRLQPGDLVLSLGAGNIHLFGKALARDIETLSFLRHLLGDGGEARLYEPMRKHTTLRVGGPAQFWVEPVTEKEMTRVVAFCRKMDLPLTVVGRGSNLVVRDGGIRGVVLHPMKGEFAEVHVYGNEIVAGVGARLKKIASVAQKAGLTGFEWMEGIPGNLGGALRMNAGAMGVETFDQAVSVRVIDESNEVVEMQGPELGAAYRNVESLRRRYALSARLVGHPGKSEAIASLLQASKEKRLSSQPLAASAGCTFKNPESIPAGQLVEELGLKGRAIGPAEVSEVHGNFIVNRGGASASEVLRLMEEIQEIARQERGLDLHPEVQILGEETIFDS from the coding sequence ATGAGCGATGTCCTCCGCCAGCTGCAAAAGGGAGAGACCTCGCTTCGGGTCCACCTCATCGGGGTGGCCGGTTCCGGGATGTCGGGCTTGGCTTGGTTGCTTCTAGGTCAGGGGCACCGCGTCAGTGGTTCGGACAAAGTCTCTTCGGATGAAACCGAGCGGCTGGTGGCCGCCGGTCTCGCCTTCCAGTGTCCCCACTCCGCGGAAGCGGTCGCGGACGCCGAGGTCGTGATTCACTCTTCAGCCATCCGCCCCACCAATGTGGCCTTGGCCGCCGCCCAGAAGCGAGGCTGTCTTCTTCTTCGGCGAGCGGAGGCGCTCACCACATTGATGCACTCCCGGCGCAATGTCGTGATCTCCGGGACCCATGGGAAAACCACCACCTCTTCGCTCACCACGCACCTCTTTCGAACAGCCGGCCTCACGCCGAGTCATTACATCGGAGCGGAAATCCCGCTTCTGGGCCGGAATGCCCATTGGGCGCCGGAGAGTGAGTGGTTCATCGCCGAGGCGGACGAGAGTGATGGCACGCTCATCCACTACCAGCCCCATCATCAGGTGGTGCTGAATCTCGAGGCAGAGCATCTCGATTTTTACCCAGATTTGGAGGCCATCCGAGAGGTCTTCTTGGTGCCCCTCCAGAAGGCCACTGGTTCGGTCATCTACTGCCGGGCGGACGAGGGGGCCGAGGCGCTCTGCCGGGATCTGCCCCAGGCCGTGCCCTATGGCTGGGATGAGCAATGCGAGTATTTCGCGCGGGGGGTGAAACGAAAGGATAGCCGGATGCAGTTCGAAATCGTGGAGAGGGGGGAATCGCTCGGGAAATTCACCCTGGGAATTTCCGGTCGGCACAATGTTTTGAATGCCTTGGCTGCGGTGGCGGTGGCCCGGGCCGCGGGGGCGACGGCGGATCGGATTCGTGATGGCTTGGAAACCTTCCGGGGCGCCCGCCGCCGCTTTGAGACGCTTTTCCGCTCGCCCGACTACCAAGTGGTGGATGATTACGGACACCACCCGAGCGAAATCGCGGCCACTCTCGAGGCCGCCCGCGGGCTCCAGCCGAAACGGATTGCGGTGCTCTTTCAGCCTCACCGCTATTCTCGGACCCAAAAGCTGGCCCAGGACTTCGGTCCCGCGCTGGCCTTGGCGGAGGTGGTGGCGCTCGCTCCCATTTACCCCGCCAATGAACTCCCCATCGAAGGGGTCACCTCCCAGCTGATTGCCGAGGAGGTGGCGCGGGTGGGGCACCAAGGGGTGGAGAGCTTTTCTGATCCGGCCGAGGCCTGCGCCGCCCTCGCCAATCGATTGCAGCCGGGCGACTTGGTCCTTTCTTTAGGTGCAGGCAATATCCATCTTTTTGGCAAGGCCCTGGCCCGCGATATCGAGACCCTCTCCTTTTTGCGCCACTTGCTGGGCGACGGGGGAGAGGCGCGCCTCTATGAGCCGATGCGCAAGCACACCACCCTGCGGGTGGGCGGCCCGGCCCAGTTTTGGGTCGAGCCGGTCACTGAGAAGGAGATGACGCGGGTGGTGGCCTTCTGTCGCAAGATGGATTTGCCCCTCACGGTGGTGGGTCGCGGGTCGAATCTCGTGGTGCGGGACGGCGGCATCCGCGGGGTGGTGCTCCATCCCATGAAGGGCGAGTTCGCCGAGGTCCACGTCTACGGCAATGAGATCGTGGCGGGGGTGGGGGCGCGGCTAAAAAAAATTGCCAGTGTGGCCCAGAAAGCGGGCTTGACCGGCTTCGAGTGGATGGAGGGCATCCCCGGGAACCTGGGCGGAGCGCTCCGCATGAATGCCGGCGCCATGGGGGTGGAGACCTTCGACCAAGCGGTCTCGGTGCGGGTCATCGATGAGAGCAATGAGGTGGTGGAAATGCAGGGTCCCGAGTTGGGGGCGGCTTACCGGAATGTCGAGAGCCTGCGGCGACGCTACGCGCTTTCGGCTCGCTTGGTCGGCCATCCTGGAAAATCGGAGGCCATCGCGAGTCTCCTGCAAGCCTCCAAGGAGAAGCGTCTCTCGAGCCAGCCCCTGGCGGCCAGTGCCGGCTGCACCTTCAAGAACCCGGAGAGTATTCCCGCGGGGCAGCTGGTGGAAGAACTGGGGCTGAAGGGGCGGGCGATCGGCCCGGCGGAGGTGTCCGAGGTACACGGCAATTTCATTGTGAATCGGGGAGGAGCGAGCGCGTCTGAGGTTTTGCGCTTGATGGAGGAAATCCAAGAGATTGCCCGCCAGGAGCGGGGACTCGATCTGCATCCTGAGGTCCAGATTTTGGGCGAAGAAACGATTTTTGATTCATGA
- a CDS encoding D-alanine--D-alanine ligase, whose translation MKRLPDQAIIAVLQGGPGSEREISLASAASVEEALREKGYQVVGVDVQGDDFALPPEVTLAFNVIHGTFGEDGQLQRLLEARGLPYTGAGAASSERAFDKIDSKEVFEKAGVPTPRWETLEIALSQPPNLPVPCVIKPPREGSSVGVHIVKDERQIPAALADVGRFSEVALVEEFVPGKELTVGIVGQEVLPIVHIQPQDGFYDMKNKYPWLQKSGGGSDYIVPADLPAELTQAVQAAAKQAHDALGVEVYSRVDVLLPEEGGPSVLEVNTIPGMTSTSLLPKAAGVVGYSFGDLCQRIAELSFTRFFA comes from the coding sequence ATGAAACGACTGCCAGACCAAGCGATCATTGCGGTGCTCCAAGGCGGCCCCGGCTCCGAGCGTGAAATCTCCTTGGCCTCGGCCGCCAGTGTCGAAGAGGCCCTCCGGGAAAAAGGCTACCAGGTGGTGGGCGTCGATGTCCAGGGAGACGACTTCGCGCTCCCCCCCGAGGTCACTCTGGCCTTCAATGTCATCCATGGGACCTTTGGCGAAGATGGCCAGCTGCAGCGCCTTTTGGAGGCACGGGGTCTTCCCTACACGGGAGCGGGTGCGGCCAGCAGCGAGCGGGCTTTCGATAAGATCGACAGCAAAGAGGTCTTCGAAAAAGCGGGGGTTCCCACGCCGCGCTGGGAGACTCTCGAGATCGCGCTCAGCCAGCCTCCCAACCTGCCCGTGCCCTGTGTCATCAAGCCTCCCCGCGAGGGTTCGAGCGTGGGGGTGCACATCGTGAAGGACGAGCGCCAAATCCCAGCCGCCCTCGCGGACGTGGGGAGATTCAGTGAGGTGGCTTTGGTGGAAGAGTTTGTGCCAGGCAAGGAGTTGACAGTCGGCATCGTGGGCCAGGAGGTGCTCCCCATCGTGCACATCCAACCGCAAGACGGCTTTTACGACATGAAGAACAAGTATCCCTGGCTGCAAAAGTCCGGGGGCGGGAGTGACTACATCGTGCCGGCCGATCTCCCGGCCGAGCTGACCCAAGCGGTCCAAGCGGCCGCCAAGCAGGCCCATGACGCTCTCGGGGTCGAGGTCTATTCCCGGGTCGATGTCCTCCTGCCCGAGGAAGGCGGGCCCTCTGTCCTGGAGGTCAATACCATTCCCGGCATGACGAGCACCAGTCTGCTGCCGAAAGCGGCCGGAGTGGTGGGCTATTCTTTTGGCGATCTCTGCCAGCGAATCGCCGAGCTTTCCTTTACCCGATTTTTTGCTTAA
- a CDS encoding FtsQ-type POTRA domain-containing protein, translating into MNRRRKSPPGRPRQNAASKPGARAFRGLNVRVDSRRSHRQRCWRRVRMLTLWLLVVSFGGGAVYGMTRVYQGFLSEDGPFRLERVQVEGGDLLSEAQVRALAGVRLGQSLLELEMEAIQARLAAHPLIAQAEVARRFPDTLSLRIEERRARAWLFCPGRGVRPRVSQGGYLIDADGVVFPCSSLKREFLTLPIVRVDQLEEELSQEAIRPPEVGHAMRLLRLLEERLPHHPLAVKDLAVRNAFSLELRLESGESVLFRKEDLERQIADLDVVLSYVESSGRELESLNLMMKTNLAARFADQADFGELDLPVRKARPVEREATGEGPPIPPPALEDSPAPPLDLAEEIEAILHPR; encoded by the coding sequence ATGAACCGTCGCCGCAAATCGCCTCCCGGTCGCCCCCGCCAAAATGCGGCTTCCAAGCCGGGGGCGAGGGCCTTTCGCGGGCTCAATGTGCGGGTGGACTCGCGGCGTTCCCACCGGCAGCGGTGCTGGCGACGGGTGCGAATGCTGACCCTTTGGCTTTTGGTGGTGTCTTTCGGCGGGGGGGCGGTCTACGGCATGACCCGCGTTTATCAGGGCTTTCTTTCGGAAGACGGGCCTTTCCGGCTGGAGCGAGTTCAGGTGGAGGGCGGCGATCTTTTGTCGGAGGCCCAAGTTCGCGCGCTGGCCGGCGTTCGGTTGGGCCAAAGTCTGTTGGAGCTGGAGATGGAGGCCATCCAAGCCAGGCTGGCGGCTCATCCTCTGATCGCTCAGGCGGAGGTCGCTCGCCGCTTTCCCGACACCCTTTCCCTGAGGATTGAGGAGCGTCGGGCCCGGGCTTGGCTCTTTTGTCCGGGGAGGGGGGTGCGGCCCCGCGTGTCACAAGGGGGCTACCTCATCGATGCCGACGGAGTGGTTTTTCCCTGCTCGAGCCTGAAGCGGGAGTTTTTGACGCTCCCGATTGTGCGAGTGGATCAGTTGGAGGAAGAGCTGTCCCAGGAAGCCATCCGGCCACCCGAGGTGGGGCACGCCATGCGCCTCCTGCGGCTTTTGGAGGAGCGGCTTCCGCATCATCCGCTGGCGGTCAAGGACCTCGCGGTGCGCAATGCCTTCTCCCTCGAGCTCCGCTTGGAGTCCGGCGAAAGCGTTCTTTTTCGCAAGGAAGACTTGGAGCGGCAGATCGCCGATTTGGATGTGGTGCTGTCCTACGTGGAGAGCAGTGGGAGAGAGCTGGAGTCTCTCAACCTCATGATGAAGACGAATTTGGCGGCGCGCTTTGCCGACCAGGCGGATTTCGGAGAGCTGGATTTGCCGGTCCGAAAGGCCCGGCCGGTCGAGAGGGAGGCCACGGGGGAAGGGCCGCCCATCCCGCCCCCGGCTCTCGAAGACTCTCCGGCACCCCCCCTCGATCTGGCGGAGGAAATCGAGGCCATTCTTCACCCCCGCTGA
- the ftsA gene encoding cell division protein FtsA — protein MAKSSIHVGLEIGTHKIAVVVGEVRPDGAIKILGVGHAPSRGVRKGEIVDFKVAKTCLNDALLRAEDLSDVIIRSVFLSVTGGHVQSFTNRGCITIPEDQNEITEGDLEEVKNISREVDLPESHIILHSVVRYYYLDGQDRVLDPVGMMAQRLEADYHIIHGIRTRLSNSIRCVREIPLEVEDVVFAPIASAQVVLTKQAKQDGALVFDIGAGATDYVLYEDGVMAASGCVPLGGDHITNDIAVVLRIPQSVAEKLKVEEGSALPGRAEASENVYLEDDMQFVGREIERELLDSIIQSRIHEIFDLIKKRLQPTGYLDRLSSGIFLTGGTSQLHGIDQAVANLFQMPVHRPSASSAISGITATFENPQYATPIGLIRYAQILDEERSSKSRLARLGRKLKSLLSSSKP, from the coding sequence ATGGCCAAGAGTAGTATCCACGTTGGATTGGAGATCGGCACCCACAAGATCGCGGTGGTGGTGGGAGAGGTCCGCCCAGATGGAGCCATCAAGATTTTGGGAGTGGGCCACGCCCCTTCTCGAGGGGTGCGCAAGGGGGAGATCGTCGATTTCAAGGTGGCCAAGACCTGCCTGAACGACGCCTTGCTGCGAGCCGAGGATTTGAGCGATGTCATCATCCGGAGTGTCTTTCTCAGCGTGACGGGCGGGCACGTTCAGAGTTTCACCAACCGGGGGTGCATCACCATCCCCGAGGACCAAAACGAAATCACCGAAGGGGATCTCGAAGAGGTGAAGAACATTTCTCGCGAGGTCGATCTCCCGGAGAGCCATATCATTCTGCATAGCGTAGTGCGCTATTACTACCTCGATGGGCAGGACCGCGTCTTGGATCCCGTCGGCATGATGGCCCAGCGCTTGGAAGCGGATTATCATATCATCCATGGCATCCGGACCCGGCTTTCCAACTCCATCCGCTGCGTGCGGGAGATTCCGCTCGAGGTGGAGGATGTGGTCTTTGCCCCCATCGCCTCCGCCCAAGTGGTTTTGACCAAGCAAGCCAAACAGGATGGCGCGCTCGTGTTCGACATCGGCGCGGGCGCCACGGACTATGTACTCTACGAAGATGGGGTGATGGCCGCGTCCGGTTGCGTGCCCCTGGGAGGGGATCATATCACCAATGACATCGCGGTGGTTTTGCGGATTCCCCAATCGGTGGCGGAAAAGCTGAAAGTGGAGGAAGGGAGCGCTCTTCCTGGACGAGCCGAGGCCAGCGAGAATGTCTACCTTGAAGATGACATGCAATTTGTGGGTCGGGAGATCGAGCGCGAATTGCTCGACTCCATCATCCAGAGCCGTATCCATGAGATCTTTGATCTCATTAAGAAGCGCTTGCAACCAACCGGCTACTTGGATCGCCTGAGTTCCGGCATTTTTTTGACTGGAGGGACCAGCCAGTTGCACGGGATTGATCAAGCGGTGGCCAATCTCTTTCAAATGCCGGTCCACCGGCCCAGCGCCAGCTCGGCCATCAGCGGCATCACGGCCACCTTCGAGAATCCGCAATACGCCACGCCCATTGGCCTGATCCGCTATGCGCAGATTCTCGACGAAGAGCGCTCCTCGAAGTCCCGCCTGGCTCGCTTGGGCCGGAAGCTCAAGAGTTTGCTCAGCTCTTCGAAGCCCTAG